The window aaatatccctCTCTAAATTCACCTATCTCTATTATATTATCCTTCATAAGGTTCTTGCACACCAGGTGTTTGACCAAATGGAATATGCAACATATTCATCAGCAGCAGAAGTTTGTGAAGGTGTTGAAACTCCACCAGCACCAGCAGCATCATCTTCATCAATTTCATCCATGATGATttgtaagaagaagaagaacatcaaCAGCAACAATACAAGGAGGTTCAGTGATGATCAAATCAAGTCATTGGAATCAATATTTGAGACTGAGTCAAGGCTTGAGCCAAAGAAGAAGCTTCAACTTGCAAGGGAGCTTGGTTTGCAGCCAAGACAAGTTGCTATTTGGTTTCAGAACAAGAGAGCAAGGTGGAAGTCAAAGCAACTTGAGAGAGATTACACCATTCTCAGAAACAATTACAACAATTTGGCTTCAAGGTTTGAGTCACTCAAGAAGGAGAAACAAGCATTATTAATTCAGGTACTACTTTATAGTTTTGGAAAAGTTTCAAGTATTCCAGAAACATTGGAATTCTAATGATTTTAGttgttgatcttaattcatatatatattttttataattgagatTAACGGGTTAAAAATAGACACTGGAATACTCGAAAATTTTCTTATAGTTTATACTGTAGTATTTTCTATGATTTATGAAGATATTGTTACAATGTTACTAGATGGATGGTTATTGTTGATAAAATTTAATTGGGATTTTGAAACAGTTGCAGAAGCTGAATGATCTAATACAGAAGCCATCAATGGAGAAGAAAACTCAGAGCATAGACAGTGAATCAGAAAATGGTGACACAACAAAGAGTGGTAGTGAACTTAAGGTCAAACCAATAAGCCAATCATCAATGGCAGCAAGATCATCAGAACATGCAGTtctttgtggtggtggtggtggtggtggtgctctTTCAGATGATGACACAAGCATCAAAGTTGAGTACTTTGGAAACTTGGAAGATGGGCTTGTGAATTTTGCTCATGATCATGGTGATGGGTCTTTGACATCACCAGAAGATTGGGGTCATTTTGATTCTGATGATCTTTTAGGCCAATCAACCAGTGATTACCAATGGTGGGACTTTTGGTCCTGATGGAATTACAGAGTTGTCAAACTCtcgagttaactcgtaaactcTTCTCAGCTTATGACGTATTTAGCTTCCCAATTGAGTTCATGAGTTTGCGAGTCGAGTTTTACTTTAGCCCTACGAATTCAGGTGAACTTTCGCGCTTGATTACTTTGATCCTGAAACATGAAACAGAACATGGGCAAAAAGgcacatctttttttttcttttgtaattatcATATAATCATTATATATGAGTGTCTATAGGGGGAATTGAATTCACATGTTCTTGTTTTCATCCGCAATAATGTTCTCTAGGCTATTTTCATGCACATGTTCATATCAACCAATAATTTCAGCTTCTACTATGCATTTGAGTTCTGCTGTGAAATGATGAAGAAGAATCCTATAGAGACTTTTAAGGATCTATTATATTGCAGCACAAACACACAAT is drawn from Arachis hypogaea cultivar Tifrunner chromosome 12, arahy.Tifrunner.gnm2.J5K5, whole genome shotgun sequence and contains these coding sequences:
- the LOC112726558 gene encoding homeobox-leucine zipper protein ATHB-12; this encodes MEYATYSSAAEVCEGVETPPAPAASSSSISSMMICKKKKNINSNNTRRFSDDQIKSLESIFETESRLEPKKKLQLARELGLQPRQVAIWFQNKRARWKSKQLERDYTILRNNYNNLASRFESLKKEKQALLIQLQKLNDLIQKPSMEKKTQSIDSESENGDTTKSGSELKVKPISQSSMAARSSEHAVLCGGGGGGGALSDDDTSIKVEYFGNLEDGLVNFAHDHGDGSLTSPEDWGHFDSDDLLGQSTSDYQWWDFWS